The Georgenia sp. TF02-10 genome window below encodes:
- a CDS encoding aminopeptidase P family protein yields the protein MTTPMTTPTTTPTTTPQPTPPAPPRPRYAGTRPPRLTEVPAFTRAIAEGWAPTTVPAPVPPGAAAAAAEHRRRLSEQLPGRTVVVAAGRAPVRSNDTSYDFRPDSDFLWLTGCAVEDAVLVLRPRGSEHDPVLYLPASARPGDHRFFSDAAQGELWVGPSAGLAEWAEALGIPVRPLTELDELSLTGADAGRRVDETLLRRHGIARSAELARVCSDLRMIKDAWEVGELRRAVDHTVEGFAAVLAEVPTAVQRHGERWLQGTFDRYARAVGNGPGYATIVGSAGRSATLHWVRCDGPVEPDAVLLLDMGVEERSCYTADVTRTVPPSGRFSPAQRQVHDLVEAAHRAGLSHVRPGAQYSDFHFAAMEVIAEGLHDWGLLGMSVDEALSPQGQLHRRYLVCGIGHHLGLDVHDCAHSDYEQYQGATMAPGMVLTVEPGLYFHSHDLTVPPELRGTGIRIEDDLLVTGTGAELLSAALPIDADGIERWAREAMGVGR from the coding sequence ATGACCACCCCGATGACGACACCGACGACCACCCCGACGACGACGCCTCAGCCGACGCCGCCCGCCCCGCCGCGGCCGCGCTACGCCGGCACCCGGCCCCCCCGGCTCACAGAGGTCCCGGCGTTCACCCGGGCCATCGCCGAGGGCTGGGCTCCCACCACCGTCCCCGCACCGGTCCCGCCCGGCGCCGCGGCGGCCGCCGCCGAGCACCGCCGTCGGCTCAGCGAGCAGCTGCCCGGCCGCACCGTCGTGGTCGCCGCCGGCCGGGCGCCGGTGCGCAGCAACGACACCTCCTACGACTTCCGGCCGGACAGCGACTTCCTGTGGCTCACCGGCTGCGCCGTCGAGGACGCCGTCCTCGTGCTGCGGCCCCGCGGGAGCGAGCACGACCCCGTCCTCTACCTCCCGGCGTCCGCCCGGCCCGGCGACCACCGGTTCTTCTCCGACGCCGCCCAGGGCGAGCTGTGGGTCGGGCCGTCGGCCGGGCTGGCGGAGTGGGCGGAGGCGCTCGGCATCCCGGTCCGGCCGCTCACCGAGCTCGACGAGCTCTCCCTCACCGGCGCCGACGCCGGCCGCCGGGTCGACGAGACGCTGCTCCGGCGCCACGGCATCGCCCGCTCCGCCGAGCTGGCCCGGGTGTGCTCGGACCTGCGGATGATCAAGGACGCCTGGGAGGTCGGGGAGCTCCGCCGCGCCGTCGACCACACCGTCGAGGGGTTCGCCGCCGTGCTCGCCGAGGTCCCCACGGCCGTCCAGCGGCACGGCGAGCGGTGGCTGCAGGGGACGTTCGACAGGTACGCCCGCGCCGTCGGCAACGGGCCCGGGTACGCCACCATCGTCGGGTCGGCGGGCCGGTCGGCCACCCTGCACTGGGTCCGCTGCGACGGGCCGGTCGAGCCGGACGCCGTCCTCCTGCTGGACATGGGGGTGGAGGAACGCTCCTGCTACACCGCCGACGTCACCCGCACGGTCCCGCCCTCGGGCCGCTTCTCCCCGGCCCAGCGGCAGGTGCACGACCTCGTCGAGGCCGCGCACCGGGCCGGCCTGAGCCACGTCCGGCCCGGCGCGCAGTACTCGGACTTCCACTTCGCCGCGATGGAGGTCATCGCCGAGGGCCTGCACGACTGGGGGCTGCTCGGCATGTCGGTCGACGAGGCCCTCTCCCCGCAGGGGCAGCTGCACCGCCGCTACCTGGTCTGCGGGATCGGCCACCACCTCGGCCTGGATGTGCACGACTGCGCGCACTCCGACTACGAGCAGTACCAGGGCGCCACCATGGCGCCCGGGATGGTCCTCACGGTCGAGCCCGGGCTGTACTTCCACAGCCACGACCTCACCGTGCCGCCCGAGCTGCGCGGCACCGGCATCCGCATCGAGGACGACCTGCTCGTCACCGGCACCGGCGCCGAGCTGCTCTCCGCGGCGCTGCCGATCGACGCCGACGGGATCGAGCGGTGGGCGCGGGAGGCCATGGGGGTGGGTCGGTAG
- a CDS encoding FAD-binding oxidoreductase, whose translation MQVAVVGAGIVGLATAFALRRRGANVTVVESGPPGGGQSAGQGRIFRHAHADPRLVAQVVRSRALWREWEDELGTELVSPDGAVAIGDGVPAKVAALEPFPEAPVRLLTPAELAERLPVLAAYDGPAMLDVHGGAIRTRAAVGALVGRLGDTLVRDHVLAVRRRAAGGVEVRTGTDVRVVDHVVLCAGSGTAGLARGVGLDLPVELGAHVRLTFEVDGGAAPLPTFQDGSGAFGETGVYASPYPDTGHLAVGLSGSVPAHADGGVVDPGALAALADRTAAYVRRALPGLRPDPVDHVHCWVTRLPWGEDGVGVWSADGVTAVAGHNLFKQAPVLGETLAEAALTGEVPADWSHAAHLGRG comes from the coding sequence ATGCAGGTCGCTGTCGTCGGAGCCGGGATCGTCGGGCTCGCCACCGCCTTCGCGCTGCGGCGGCGGGGCGCCAACGTCACCGTCGTGGAGTCCGGGCCGCCCGGCGGCGGCCAGTCCGCCGGCCAGGGCCGGATCTTCCGCCACGCGCACGCAGACCCACGGCTCGTCGCGCAGGTCGTGCGCAGCCGGGCGCTGTGGCGGGAGTGGGAGGACGAGCTCGGCACCGAGCTCGTCTCGCCCGACGGTGCCGTCGCCATCGGCGACGGCGTACCCGCCAAGGTCGCGGCGCTCGAGCCGTTCCCCGAGGCGCCGGTGCGCCTGCTCACCCCGGCCGAGCTGGCCGAGCGCCTGCCGGTGCTCGCCGCCTACGACGGACCCGCGATGCTCGACGTGCACGGCGGCGCGATCCGGACCCGGGCCGCCGTCGGCGCGCTGGTGGGTCGGCTCGGCGACACGCTGGTCCGCGACCACGTCCTCGCGGTCCGGCGGCGCGCGGCCGGCGGCGTCGAGGTCCGCACCGGCACGGACGTGCGGGTCGTCGACCACGTGGTGCTCTGCGCCGGGTCCGGCACGGCGGGCCTCGCCCGCGGGGTGGGCCTGGACCTGCCGGTCGAGCTCGGCGCGCATGTCCGCCTCACGTTCGAGGTCGACGGCGGCGCCGCGCCGCTGCCGACGTTCCAGGACGGCAGCGGCGCCTTCGGCGAGACCGGCGTGTACGCGTCCCCGTACCCGGATACGGGACACCTCGCCGTCGGGCTCAGCGGGTCCGTCCCGGCCCATGCCGACGGCGGCGTCGTGGACCCAGGTGCGCTCGCGGCGCTCGCGGACCGGACCGCCGCCTACGTGCGCCGGGCGCTGCCGGGGCTGCGGCCGGACCCGGTGGACCACGTGCACTGCTGGGTCACCCGGCTGCCCTGGGGCGAGGACGGCGTGGGCGTCTGGTCCGCCGACGGCGTCACCGCGGTCGCCGGGCACAACCTGTTCAAGCAGGCCCCGGTGCTGGGCGAGACGCTCGCCGAGGCCGCGCTCACCGGAGAGGTGCCCGCGGACTGGTCGCACGCCGCCCACCTCGGGCGGGGCTGA
- a CDS encoding dihydrofolate reductase family protein, giving the protein MRPLRYSINVTLDGCCHHEAGLPPDEESMRYWTAAMARADALLFGRVTYEMMESAWRQPATGTWPDWMDEWEIPFAETIDRAKKHVVSSTLSAVDWNAELVRGDVGQAVQRLKQEPGEGLYVGGVTLPRALADLGLIDEYEFLVQPVLAGHGPTLLAGLRERIPLELVARRELRSGAVALQYRPARVTA; this is encoded by the coding sequence ATGAGACCACTTCGCTACTCGATCAACGTCACGCTCGACGGCTGCTGCCACCACGAGGCAGGGCTCCCCCCGGACGAGGAGTCGATGCGCTACTGGACCGCTGCGATGGCACGAGCCGATGCCCTGCTCTTCGGCCGGGTGACCTACGAGATGATGGAGTCGGCGTGGCGGCAGCCGGCCACCGGCACGTGGCCGGACTGGATGGATGAGTGGGAGATCCCGTTCGCCGAGACCATCGACCGGGCGAAGAAGCACGTCGTGTCGAGCACGCTGAGCGCGGTCGACTGGAACGCCGAGCTGGTCCGCGGTGACGTGGGGCAAGCGGTGCAGCGGCTCAAGCAGGAGCCAGGCGAGGGCCTGTACGTCGGCGGCGTGACGCTCCCCCGGGCGTTGGCAGATCTGGGACTGATCGACGAGTACGAGTTCCTTGTCCAGCCGGTCCTCGCCGGACACGGGCCGACGTTGCTCGCCGGTCTGCGCGAGCGCATCCCGCTCGAGCTCGTGGCTCGCCGCGAGCTCCGGTCGGGGGCGGTCGCCCTGCAGTACCGACCCGCCCGCGTGACGGCTTGA
- a CDS encoding branched-chain amino acid ABC transporter substrate-binding protein yields MRNPFSRRGHAAVALGAVAALALGACSGGVAGGEDAATEDEGPIRLGMLAPFSGSEAAFGPYMENGAQMAIDEINEDGGVLDRDLELVTEDDACDATSATAAANKLITAGIVASVGGYCSGATLPTLPIFADAGVPMVIPAANSNQLVEADENGVFLINGTGDQQAQAALEWAQKQGAQRLALVDDNTDYSADLAAAVAEQAAETDIEIVLEESVTAGESDYSANVNSILSADPDMVYWTGYYQEGGLIAAQLAAAGYAGELLVADGTVDAKFAEIAGAAAQGVEGTFTQTPDMLEGAEDWIAQYEERYGEGPGPYSTQAYDAVRVVAEGIEAAGGTESEALIEAIQNIDGLELFSGPLKFTEEGTLSAGGFAIVEVGPEGDFVLLDDLQG; encoded by the coding sequence ATGAGGAACCCCTTCTCGCGCCGGGGCCACGCCGCCGTGGCCCTCGGTGCGGTCGCGGCTCTCGCGCTCGGTGCCTGCTCGGGCGGCGTGGCCGGCGGCGAGGACGCCGCCACCGAGGACGAAGGCCCGATCAGGCTCGGCATGCTCGCGCCGTTCTCCGGCTCCGAGGCCGCCTTCGGCCCGTACATGGAGAACGGCGCCCAGATGGCGATCGACGAGATCAACGAGGACGGGGGCGTCCTGGATCGTGACCTCGAGCTGGTCACGGAGGACGACGCCTGCGACGCCACGAGCGCCACGGCCGCCGCGAACAAGCTCATCACCGCCGGCATCGTCGCCTCCGTCGGCGGGTACTGCTCCGGCGCGACGCTGCCGACCCTGCCGATCTTCGCCGACGCCGGCGTGCCGATGGTCATCCCGGCGGCGAACTCCAACCAGCTCGTCGAGGCCGACGAGAACGGCGTCTTCCTCATCAACGGCACCGGCGACCAGCAGGCCCAGGCGGCGCTGGAGTGGGCGCAGAAGCAGGGCGCCCAGCGCCTGGCGCTGGTCGACGACAACACCGACTACTCCGCCGACCTCGCCGCCGCCGTCGCCGAGCAGGCCGCGGAGACCGACATCGAGATCGTCCTGGAGGAGTCCGTCACCGCCGGCGAGTCGGACTACTCGGCCAACGTCAACTCGATCCTCTCGGCCGACCCGGACATGGTCTACTGGACCGGCTACTACCAGGAGGGTGGGCTCATCGCCGCCCAGCTGGCCGCGGCCGGCTACGCCGGCGAGCTGCTCGTCGCCGACGGCACCGTCGACGCGAAGTTCGCCGAGATCGCCGGCGCCGCCGCCCAGGGCGTCGAGGGCACGTTCACCCAGACCCCGGACATGCTCGAGGGCGCCGAGGACTGGATCGCGCAGTACGAGGAGCGCTACGGCGAGGGCCCCGGCCCGTACTCCACCCAGGCCTACGACGCCGTCCGGGTCGTCGCCGAGGGCATCGAGGCGGCCGGCGGCACCGAGAGCGAGGCGCTGATCGAGGCCATCCAGAACATCGACGGCCTCGAGCTCTTCTCCGGCCCGCTGAAGTTCACCGAGGAGGGCACCCTCTCCGCCGGCGGCTTCGCCATCGTCGAGGTCGGCCCGGAGGGCGACTTCGTCCTCCTCGACGACCTCCAGGGCTGA
- a CDS encoding branched-chain amino acid ABC transporter permease produces MLQLVVDGLFVGSFYALVALGYSMVYGIIKLLNFAHGDVYMVGAFTGFVVLSSVTGVAAVGGLASILIVLLIAMLLTGILGVTVERVAYRPLRASPRLAVLITAVGVSFILEYGVRQIMGPNPRVYPVRLSGETFNLLGARITLPQIILFAVAAGLMVALNYLVMRSRDGRAMRAIALDPQAAKLMGVNVDAVISRTFFIGSALAGAAGVMAGAYYGTVDFLMGFVIGLKAFTAAVIGGIGNLYGAMLGGILLGLLESFGTNFLGGEWRDVFSFACLILFLSFRPTGILGARVVERM; encoded by the coding sequence GTGCTCCAGCTCGTCGTCGACGGTCTCTTCGTCGGCTCCTTCTACGCCCTCGTCGCCCTGGGGTACTCGATGGTCTACGGGATCATCAAGCTCCTGAACTTCGCCCACGGGGACGTCTACATGGTCGGCGCGTTCACCGGCTTCGTCGTGCTCAGCTCGGTCACCGGCGTCGCGGCCGTCGGGGGGCTCGCGTCGATCCTCATCGTCCTGCTCATCGCCATGCTGCTGACCGGGATCCTCGGGGTCACCGTCGAGCGGGTCGCCTACCGGCCGCTGCGCGCCAGCCCTCGCCTCGCCGTCCTCATCACCGCCGTCGGCGTCTCCTTCATCCTCGAGTACGGCGTCCGGCAGATCATGGGGCCCAACCCCCGCGTGTACCCGGTCCGGCTGAGCGGGGAGACGTTCAACCTGCTCGGTGCGCGCATCACGCTGCCGCAGATCATCCTGTTCGCCGTCGCCGCCGGGCTGATGGTGGCGCTGAACTACCTCGTCATGCGGTCCCGCGACGGGCGGGCCATGCGGGCGATCGCGCTGGACCCGCAGGCCGCGAAGCTCATGGGCGTCAACGTCGACGCCGTCATCTCCCGGACCTTCTTCATCGGCTCCGCCCTCGCCGGCGCCGCCGGTGTCATGGCGGGCGCGTACTACGGCACCGTCGACTTCCTCATGGGCTTCGTCATCGGCCTCAAGGCCTTCACCGCCGCCGTCATCGGCGGCATCGGCAACCTCTACGGGGCGATGCTCGGCGGGATCCTCCTCGGCCTGCTCGAGTCCTTCGGAACGAACTTCCTGGGCGGGGAGTGGCGGGACGTGTTCTCGTTCGCCTGCCTGATCCTCTTCCTCTCGTTCCGACCCACCGGCATCCTCGGCGCCCGCGTCGTGGAACGGATGTGA
- a CDS encoding branched-chain amino acid ABC transporter permease: MTQTSSSRTSQAQPAPEQAVRGLAYRFRPPAPTRARPAPERGLLQPRRFMSGAGAVLLLLALAVPFINASPYIISIGTSAFIYIMLAMGLNIVVGYAGLLDLGYYAFFAVGAYTSGVLATGGMPLVFTIPFVILACIAAGIIIGGPTLRLRSDYLAIVTLGFGEIIRLTANNLELTGGPSGISGIPTFSFLGWSFRDGLDLFGIHFNGDILLYYTAVLAGGGFTVLAVARLGKGRLGRAWRAIKDDEDAAEAMGINTYLTKLAAYVLGAIFGGLAGILMSAHQSAISPTSFVFLNSALLLMAVVLGGMGSTPGVLIGALVISLAPELLRDFASWRFLLFGVLLVLMMIFRPQGLWPSTAVLPFLRFRREGRSPREGFGPHVPDDENLDRSGEQA; encoded by the coding sequence ATGACCCAGACATCCTCGTCGAGGACCAGCCAGGCCCAGCCCGCCCCCGAGCAGGCCGTGCGCGGGCTGGCCTACCGGTTCCGACCGCCCGCCCCGACCCGCGCGCGGCCCGCCCCCGAGCGGGGCCTCCTCCAGCCCCGGCGGTTCATGTCCGGCGCCGGCGCCGTGCTGCTCCTGCTCGCGCTCGCGGTGCCGTTCATCAACGCCTCGCCGTACATCATCTCGATCGGCACCTCGGCGTTCATCTACATCATGCTGGCGATGGGGCTGAACATCGTCGTCGGCTACGCCGGGCTCCTCGACCTCGGGTACTACGCCTTCTTCGCCGTCGGCGCCTACACCTCCGGCGTCCTCGCCACCGGCGGCATGCCGCTGGTCTTCACCATCCCGTTCGTGATCCTCGCCTGCATCGCCGCCGGGATCATCATCGGCGGGCCGACCCTGCGGCTGCGCAGCGACTACCTCGCCATCGTCACCCTGGGCTTCGGCGAGATCATCCGGCTCACCGCCAACAACCTGGAGCTCACCGGCGGGCCCTCCGGCATCAGCGGCATCCCCACCTTCTCGTTCCTCGGGTGGTCCTTCCGGGACGGCCTGGACCTGTTCGGGATCCACTTCAACGGCGACATCCTGCTGTACTACACGGCCGTCCTCGCCGGCGGCGGCTTCACCGTCCTCGCCGTCGCGCGGCTCGGCAAGGGCCGGCTCGGCCGGGCCTGGCGGGCGATCAAGGACGACGAGGACGCCGCCGAGGCGATGGGTATCAACACCTACCTCACCAAGCTCGCCGCGTACGTCCTCGGCGCGATCTTCGGCGGGCTCGCCGGGATCCTGATGAGCGCCCACCAGTCGGCCATCAGCCCGACGTCGTTCGTCTTCCTCAACTCCGCGCTCCTGCTCATGGCCGTCGTCCTCGGCGGCATGGGCTCCACCCCGGGCGTCCTCATCGGCGCGCTCGTCATCTCCCTCGCCCCGGAGCTGCTGCGCGACTTCGCGAGCTGGCGCTTCCTCCTCTTCGGCGTCCTCCTCGTCCTCATGATGATCTTCCGCCCGCAGGGGCTGTGGCCGTCGACGGCGGTCCTGCCGTTCCTGCGGTTCCGGCGCGAGGGGCGCTCGCCGCGCGAGGGCTTCGGCCCGCACGTCCCCGACGACGAGAACCTGGACCGGTCCGGGGAGCAGGCATGA
- a CDS encoding ABC transporter ATP-binding protein, whose amino-acid sequence MRAASENAPTNPAPAVGSTTAAPDGAVPLLRVRDLGLSFGGVRAVDGLTFDARAGQIISVIGPNGAGKTSAFNCITGFYKPTSGQILFDGEHITRRQPSTIAQKGLARTFQNVRMFREMTVVDNVKTAMHSRIRQNVFDAILHTPRYRRVERQALEDARGWLDFVGFSHDEDLLAAQLPYGEQRRVEIARALASQPRMLLLDEPAAGLNHSEKQDLIALIRRIRDLGIGVVLIEHDMGLVMNISERVVVLNFGKEIAEGTPEEVRRNPDVVEAYLGAEDEGDAR is encoded by the coding sequence ATGAGAGCAGCGAGCGAGAACGCGCCCACGAACCCGGCGCCCGCCGTCGGCAGCACGACGGCGGCCCCGGACGGTGCCGTGCCCCTGCTCCGGGTGCGTGACCTCGGCCTGAGCTTCGGCGGCGTCCGCGCCGTCGACGGGCTGACCTTCGACGCCCGGGCCGGGCAGATCATCTCTGTCATCGGCCCCAACGGCGCCGGCAAGACCAGCGCCTTCAACTGCATCACCGGCTTCTACAAGCCGACGTCGGGCCAGATCCTCTTCGACGGCGAGCACATCACCCGCCGCCAGCCGTCGACGATCGCCCAGAAGGGCCTGGCCCGCACCTTCCAGAACGTGCGCATGTTCCGGGAGATGACCGTCGTGGACAACGTCAAGACGGCGATGCACTCCCGGATCCGGCAGAACGTCTTCGACGCCATCCTGCACACCCCGCGCTACCGCCGGGTGGAGCGGCAGGCCCTGGAGGACGCCCGCGGGTGGCTCGACTTCGTCGGCTTCTCCCACGATGAGGACCTCCTCGCCGCCCAGCTGCCCTACGGGGAGCAGCGACGGGTCGAGATCGCCCGGGCGCTGGCGTCCCAGCCGCGGATGCTCCTCCTCGACGAGCCCGCCGCCGGCCTCAACCACAGCGAGAAGCAGGACCTCATCGCCCTCATCCGCCGCATCCGGGACCTCGGGATCGGGGTCGTCCTCATCGAGCACGACATGGGCCTGGTCATGAACATCTCCGAGCGCGTGGTCGTCCTCAACTTCGGCAAGGAGATCGCCGAGGGCACTCCCGAGGAGGTCCGCCGCAACCCGGACGTCGTCGAGGCCTACCTCGGCGCAGAGGACGAGGGGGACGCGCGGTGA
- a CDS encoding ABC transporter ATP-binding protein produces MNEELVVDGVDLFYGRVQALRGLSLTVGSGEVVAILGNNGAGKTSTLSMLSGLYRPHRGTVTWNGEDITSTSPWDLVKAGLVQVPEGRRIFSTMTVHENLQLGGYQVRDPKDLAGRIDAVYEMLPRLGERRNQQGGTLSGGEQQMLAIGRGYVSRPRLLLLDEPSMGLAPLVVKQVMELVKSINDGGTTILLVEQNARAALRIAHRAYVIESGRVALSGSAAELAQDRAVIEAYMG; encoded by the coding sequence GTGAACGAGGAGCTCGTCGTCGACGGGGTCGACCTCTTCTACGGCCGGGTCCAGGCCCTGCGCGGCCTCAGCCTCACGGTCGGGTCCGGCGAGGTCGTCGCTATTCTCGGCAACAACGGAGCCGGGAAGACCTCGACCCTGTCGATGCTCTCCGGCCTGTACCGCCCGCACCGCGGCACGGTTACCTGGAACGGCGAGGACATCACGAGCACCAGTCCCTGGGACCTGGTCAAGGCGGGCCTGGTCCAGGTGCCTGAGGGCCGGCGGATCTTCTCGACGATGACCGTGCACGAGAACCTCCAGCTCGGCGGGTACCAGGTCCGCGACCCGAAGGACCTCGCCGGGCGGATCGACGCCGTCTACGAGATGCTCCCCCGGCTCGGGGAACGGCGGAACCAGCAGGGCGGCACCCTCTCCGGCGGCGAGCAGCAGATGCTCGCCATCGGCCGGGGCTACGTGAGCCGCCCGCGCCTGCTGCTCCTCGACGAGCCCTCGATGGGCCTCGCCCCGCTCGTCGTCAAGCAGGTCATGGAGCTGGTCAAGAGCATCAACGACGGCGGCACGACGATCCTGCTCGTCGAGCAGAACGCCCGGGCCGCCCTGCGGATCGCCCACCGGGCCTACGTCATCGAGTCCGGCCGGGTGGCGCTGTCCGGGTCGGCGGCCGAGCTCGCCCAGGACCGGGCGGTCATCGAGGCGTACATGGGCTGA
- a CDS encoding dihydrodipicolinate synthase family protein — MAELDLGGVVVATALPYKENPSAPAGLEVDYDRFAEHCAWLVDNGCRGVGPNGSLGEYSSLTDEERRRVVQTAVRAVAGRGIVVAGVHGPGWHQARHWAEVAAEDGADGVLCLPPTMYRADRAGVVEHFTKVAEVGLPVMIYNNPIDTKVDLTPDLVAELAGIDNVVAIKEFSTDVRRPFEITDACEAAGTRIDVIAGADDLLFECMVDGAVGWFGGYPNVFPAEAVAVYDHMVAGRYAEARAIYRSLVAAFRWDSKTEFVQAIKLGMDMVGRYGGPCRPPRTALSPELEARVRADTQRALDALGTLTVGVTA, encoded by the coding sequence ATGGCTGAGCTCGACCTGGGCGGCGTCGTCGTCGCGACCGCCTTGCCGTACAAGGAGAACCCGTCGGCGCCGGCCGGCCTCGAGGTCGACTACGACCGCTTCGCCGAGCACTGCGCGTGGCTGGTCGACAACGGCTGCCGCGGGGTGGGCCCGAACGGGTCCCTCGGCGAGTACTCCTCGCTCACCGACGAGGAGCGCCGCCGGGTCGTCCAGACCGCCGTGCGGGCGGTGGCCGGCCGGGGCATCGTCGTCGCCGGCGTGCACGGGCCGGGCTGGCACCAGGCCCGGCACTGGGCCGAGGTGGCGGCCGAGGACGGCGCCGACGGCGTGCTGTGCCTGCCGCCGACGATGTACCGCGCCGACCGGGCCGGCGTCGTCGAGCACTTCACCAAGGTCGCCGAGGTCGGCCTGCCGGTGATGATCTACAACAACCCCATCGACACCAAGGTCGACCTGACCCCCGACCTCGTCGCCGAGCTCGCCGGCATCGACAACGTCGTGGCCATCAAGGAGTTCAGCACCGACGTGCGCCGGCCCTTCGAGATCACCGACGCCTGCGAGGCGGCCGGGACGAGGATCGACGTCATCGCCGGCGCGGACGACCTGCTCTTCGAGTGCATGGTCGACGGCGCGGTCGGCTGGTTCGGCGGGTACCCGAACGTCTTCCCGGCCGAGGCCGTGGCGGTGTACGACCACATGGTCGCCGGGCGGTACGCCGAGGCACGCGCGATCTACCGCAGCCTCGTCGCCGCGTTCCGCTGGGACTCCAAGACGGAGTTCGTCCAGGCGATCAAGCTGGGCATGGACATGGTCGGCCGGTACGGCGGCCCGTGCCGCCCGCCGCGCACGGCCCTGAGCCCGGAGCTCGAGGCCCGGGTGCGGGCGGACACCCAGCGCGCCCTCGACGCCCTGGGGACGCTCACGGTGGGGGTCACGGCCTGA
- a CDS encoding zinc-binding dehydrogenase: MRSLTIHGPLDARVEETELPEPRPGQVRLRLAYAGICGSDLHYYYEGANGEFVIREPLVPGHEVSGTVDRDPSGRLAPGTPVTVHPATVGEPRPGLEDHPHLWPGGAYLGSASTWPHSQGGMREYLLVDAGMVRPLPESLSLRAAALAEPLAVALHGIAVAGGVAGKTVLVSGSGPIGLLAAAGALAQGAAEVVASDVLPGPLARARQLGVSATVQVGAEELPAERFDVVLECSGAAPAVDAALAAVRRAGVVAQVGMLGAGPHPIALAPLVAKEIQLRGAFRFKDEIDDAIALLATAPAITTVITHVIPADDAATAFAVARDAERSGKVLIDLWHEDAR, encoded by the coding sequence ATGCGATCCCTGACCATCCACGGACCGCTCGACGCCCGCGTCGAGGAGACCGAGCTGCCCGAGCCGCGACCCGGCCAGGTGCGCCTGCGCCTGGCGTACGCCGGCATCTGCGGCTCCGACCTGCACTACTACTACGAGGGGGCCAACGGCGAGTTCGTGATCCGCGAGCCGCTGGTCCCCGGCCACGAGGTCTCGGGCACGGTCGACCGCGACCCGTCCGGACGGCTCGCGCCCGGCACCCCGGTCACCGTCCACCCCGCCACCGTCGGCGAGCCCCGGCCGGGCCTGGAGGACCACCCGCACCTGTGGCCCGGCGGGGCCTACCTGGGGTCGGCGTCGACCTGGCCGCACTCGCAGGGCGGCATGCGCGAGTACCTGCTCGTGGACGCGGGCATGGTCCGCCCGCTGCCCGAGTCCCTCTCCCTGCGCGCCGCGGCGCTGGCCGAGCCGCTCGCCGTCGCCCTGCACGGCATCGCGGTGGCCGGCGGCGTCGCGGGCAAGACGGTGCTCGTCTCCGGGTCCGGCCCGATCGGCCTGCTCGCCGCCGCCGGGGCGCTCGCCCAGGGGGCGGCCGAGGTGGTGGCCAGCGACGTGCTGCCCGGCCCGCTCGCGCGGGCCCGCCAGCTCGGCGTGAGTGCCACGGTGCAGGTCGGCGCCGAGGAGCTGCCCGCGGAGCGGTTCGACGTCGTGCTCGAGTGCTCCGGCGCCGCCCCCGCCGTCGACGCCGCCCTCGCCGCCGTCCGCCGGGCCGGCGTCGTGGCCCAGGTCGGCATGCTCGGCGCGGGCCCGCACCCGATCGCCCTCGCGCCGCTGGTGGCCAAGGAGATCCAGCTGCGCGGGGCCTTCCGGTTCAAGGACGAGATCGACGACGCCATCGCGCTGCTCGCGACCGCCCCCGCCATCACCACGGTGATCACGCACGTCATCCCGGCCGACGACGCGGCGACCGCCTTCGCCGTCGCCAGGGACGCCGAGCGGTCGGGCAAGGTGCTGATCGACCTCTGGCACGAGGACGCCCGGTGA